One Longimicrobiales bacterium DNA window includes the following coding sequences:
- a CDS encoding Mrp/NBP35 family ATP-binding protein, translating into MTADELRRSVMAALAKIKHPTKERDLVASGQVQNLTAEDSGVVRFQFILGGDDPSDLLKQARAAAEGVEGVSEVKVNVQLPQMTPSGGGGRQGGLQPGSVPAPTPRPGVLTGVRQIIAVSSGKGGVGKSMVAANLAAAFAQSGRSVGLLDADIYGPNIPLMFGVQRRPSVTGDKGQELIEPLESHGVKLMSLGFLLDKEQPAIMRGPLISGILKQFLEQVDWGDLDMMVVDMPPGTGDAQLSLVQTIDLDGAVMVTTPQEVSTGDVRRGVKMFERVNTRVLGVVENMSGMACPHCDEIVDVFGSGGGESLAKEMKLAFLGRVPLDPAVRKAGDEGVPTVVSAPDSGAAAALIAVMKAVEERLAVLV; encoded by the coding sequence ATGACTGCTGACGAGTTACGTCGCTCGGTGATGGCCGCTTTGGCCAAGATCAAGCACCCGACCAAGGAACGCGACCTAGTCGCGAGCGGTCAGGTGCAAAACCTCACCGCCGAAGATTCGGGTGTCGTACGCTTCCAGTTCATTTTAGGGGGAGACGACCCAAGTGACCTTTTGAAGCAAGCCCGTGCGGCCGCCGAAGGCGTCGAGGGCGTCTCAGAAGTGAAGGTGAACGTGCAGCTGCCGCAGATGACACCTTCCGGTGGCGGCGGACGCCAGGGGGGGCTCCAGCCGGGGTCCGTGCCGGCACCGACTCCTCGTCCAGGGGTCCTGACCGGCGTTCGCCAGATCATTGCGGTGAGTTCAGGAAAGGGTGGAGTAGGGAAGTCGATGGTAGCAGCAAACCTCGCCGCAGCGTTTGCTCAGTCCGGACGGTCCGTTGGCCTTCTCGACGCCGATATCTACGGGCCGAACATCCCGCTGATGTTTGGTGTGCAGCGACGCCCCAGTGTGACGGGCGACAAGGGACAAGAGCTTATTGAGCCGCTCGAGTCTCACGGGGTGAAGCTGATGAGCCTGGGTTTCCTGCTGGACAAAGAACAACCCGCCATCATGCGTGGACCGCTCATTTCAGGCATCCTGAAGCAGTTTCTCGAGCAAGTCGATTGGGGCGACCTCGATATGATGGTTGTGGACATGCCGCCGGGAACCGGTGACGCGCAGCTGTCGCTCGTTCAGACCATCGATCTCGACGGCGCTGTGATGGTGACTACTCCGCAGGAAGTCTCTACCGGGGACGTACGGCGCGGTGTGAAGATGTTCGAGAGAGTGAACACCCGCGTGTTGGGGGTCGTCGAGAACATGAGCGGCATGGCGTGTCCGCATTGTGACGAGATCGTCGACGTCTTCGGCTCTGGGGGTGGTGAGAGCCTGGCGAAGGAAATGAAGCTCGCCTTCTTGGGACGAGTGCCGCTGGATCCGGCTGTGCGCAAGGCAGGTGATGAGGGTGTGCCCACCGTCGTCTCGGCACCGGACTCTGGTGCAGCCGCGGCATTGATTGCGGTGATGAAGGCGGTAGAAGAACGCCTCGCGGTCCTAGTCTAG
- a CDS encoding polysaccharide biosynthesis tyrosine autokinase has translation MNAQLRNSDGELLVEAPVGTTLDAGFMRFVPQRLDEDTDQRLWGLRIEPAHSVAVEIGFSSEARSETNIVDIGLVHADQHLAPLILNMGGKVLRERGAESVRSVARQDRRFIQSQLDSADAQMKTSQEAIRVFKTTQAFSSLSLRQQQLVARSQRIYDDIELFRYQRQVLSGLVDMIAGGGIEQANLTGTLAELPEGTNNQVHIVIQRIQAEQEVFRELVEQQRLSKGHPQVQSVQSSLVQMGTQLQSAATASLGVVTNQLAGLEAQEQDILDEQALLPALEGQLSALEAQRAMDASAYQMIQRQLYQTRIAEAAAAPYIEIIDPATAAHPLGGSSRLNILLGGLLGIILGVGAAFFLEYLDRTVRTSSDVESLLGIPVLGVIPQLHRLSNATSDASQLEGRGIPLIVAMDPLDPASEAYRNLRMNLMYVSPDSDKRPTKTVLFSSPGPSEGKSTTAVNFAVMLAQQGHRVLLIDSDLRRPSLHRTLDLLREPGLTNLLIGDAEPRETVRPNVFPNLDFLPSGVFPPNPSELLNSKAMVRVIEEFEGRYDFVVIDSPPLLAVTDAAILSVHTDGAVIVLRSGETEQRAAQRSIDQLRRLGVRIFGAVLNEVTAANPDESYYLQYYETYTPTGTVQKSGWQQLREGLSKVTFFG, from the coding sequence TTGAATGCTCAGCTCAGGAACTCCGATGGAGAGCTTCTTGTAGAGGCGCCCGTCGGCACCACTCTTGATGCCGGCTTCATGCGTTTCGTGCCGCAACGACTGGATGAGGATACCGACCAGCGCCTTTGGGGCCTCCGCATCGAACCCGCTCACTCGGTGGCGGTGGAGATCGGGTTTTCTTCCGAAGCGCGCAGTGAGACAAATATCGTGGACATCGGCCTCGTCCATGCTGACCAACACCTCGCGCCGTTGATTCTGAACATGGGCGGCAAAGTCCTGCGGGAACGGGGCGCCGAGTCCGTCCGCTCCGTGGCTCGCCAAGATCGACGCTTCATTCAGTCTCAGCTCGACAGCGCGGACGCGCAGATGAAAACCTCGCAGGAGGCCATCCGCGTCTTTAAAACGACACAGGCGTTCTCGTCGCTAAGTTTAAGGCAGCAGCAGCTCGTCGCTCGCTCCCAAAGGATCTACGACGATATCGAGTTGTTCAGATATCAGCGTCAGGTGCTCAGCGGGTTGGTGGACATGATCGCCGGCGGCGGAATCGAACAAGCCAACCTTACGGGTACCCTGGCAGAACTGCCGGAGGGTACGAACAACCAGGTTCACATCGTGATCCAGCGTATCCAGGCGGAGCAGGAAGTATTCCGCGAACTGGTCGAGCAGCAACGACTTTCGAAGGGTCACCCTCAGGTACAGTCCGTGCAGTCAAGCCTGGTCCAGATGGGAACGCAACTCCAGAGCGCTGCGACTGCCAGCCTCGGAGTCGTGACAAACCAGTTGGCCGGGCTCGAAGCTCAGGAACAGGACATCCTGGATGAGCAGGCTCTCCTCCCGGCGTTGGAGGGGCAGCTTTCGGCATTGGAGGCTCAACGGGCGATGGACGCGTCGGCGTACCAGATGATTCAACGACAGCTGTACCAGACTCGGATCGCAGAGGCCGCCGCCGCGCCCTACATTGAGATCATTGATCCGGCCACGGCCGCCCACCCTCTCGGGGGCAGCAGCCGCTTGAACATCCTCTTGGGTGGACTTCTCGGGATCATCTTGGGCGTTGGTGCGGCCTTCTTCCTTGAGTACCTAGATCGGACAGTGCGAACCAGCTCTGATGTCGAGTCGCTGCTCGGCATCCCGGTGCTCGGGGTGATTCCGCAGCTACATAGGCTCTCAAACGCGACGAGTGACGCGAGTCAATTGGAAGGCCGCGGGATCCCTCTGATCGTCGCGATGGACCCGCTGGATCCGGCCTCCGAAGCGTATCGCAACCTGCGCATGAACTTGATGTATGTGAGTCCAGATTCAGATAAGCGCCCAACCAAGACGGTCCTCTTCTCAAGCCCGGGACCGTCCGAGGGTAAGTCGACCACCGCTGTGAACTTCGCAGTGATGCTCGCCCAACAGGGACACAGAGTCCTGCTTATCGACTCCGATCTGCGCCGCCCATCTCTGCACCGAACACTCGACCTCCTGAGGGAACCGGGACTGACAAACTTGCTTATCGGAGATGCGGAGCCACGAGAAACCGTGCGCCCTAACGTTTTTCCGAATCTAGACTTCTTGCCCTCAGGGGTCTTTCCGCCAAACCCATCCGAACTTCTCAACTCGAAGGCGATGGTAAGGGTCATCGAGGAGTTCGAAGGGCGTTACGACTTCGTGGTGATCGACTCCCCGCCGCTCCTCGCAGTCACGGACGCCGCGATTCTCTCGGTGCACACGGACGGGGCAGTAATCGTTCTCCGCTCAGGAGAGACCGAACAACGGGCCGCCCAGCGATCCATCGATCAGCTCCGACGCCTTGGCGTCCGAATCTTTGGGGCAGTCCTCAACGAGGTCACTGCGGCCAATCCGGACGAGAGTTATTACCTCCAGTACTACGAGACATACACGCCAACAGGAACCGTCCAGAAGAGCGGTTGGCAGCAGTTGCGTGAGGGTCTGAGCAAGGTGACATTCTTCGGGTGA
- the pruA gene encoding L-glutamate gamma-semialdehyde dehydrogenase — protein sequence MNGTPAIPPPVNEPVLTYAPGTPERAALKAELERQSNLVVDVPLIINGEEVRTGDTFDVVMPHSHGHVIARAHKAGPEETQRAVDSAIAMQDEWSSMRWEDRAAIFLKAADLLAGPWRQVLNASTMLGQSKTAHQAEIDAACEIIDFFRFGAHFAERIYSTQPISESGVWNRSEYRALEGFVYAISPFNFTAIGANLSGTPAMMGNAVVWKPARSAVLANYYVMKLFEEAGLPPGVINFISGDAVSITEKLLTHREFAGVHFTGSTGVFNGFWKKIGDNMDTYRSYPRIVGETGGKDFIIAHPDSDWEAVKTAIVRGSFEYQGQKCSAASRAYIPASMWEKLEAPLVEETNSLTMGDPRDFTNFVSAVIDQKAFDKIKEYIDNAEASEDADVVVGGGCDDSEGWYVEPTIIVAKSSDYISMCDEIFGPVMTIFVYDDDDWAETLKLVDSTSPYALTGAVFARDRRVLREATDALRNAAGNFYLNDRPTGAVVGQQPFGGARASGTNDKAGSMLNLMRWVSARSIKETFVPAKDYTYPFMDGE from the coding sequence ATGAACGGCACACCCGCCATCCCGCCGCCGGTCAACGAACCGGTTCTGACGTACGCTCCAGGCACTCCCGAACGAGCTGCTCTCAAGGCTGAACTCGAGCGGCAGTCCAACCTGGTTGTGGACGTTCCGCTCATCATTAACGGGGAAGAGGTTCGCACCGGCGACACCTTCGATGTGGTGATGCCCCACTCACACGGCCACGTGATCGCGAGGGCTCACAAGGCTGGCCCTGAGGAAACTCAGCGAGCAGTCGACTCAGCGATCGCAATGCAAGACGAATGGTCTTCCATGCGTTGGGAAGACCGGGCCGCCATTTTTTTGAAGGCTGCAGATCTTCTTGCGGGTCCCTGGAGACAGGTGCTGAACGCGTCGACGATGCTCGGCCAAAGTAAGACCGCGCATCAGGCAGAGATCGACGCTGCTTGTGAGATCATCGACTTCTTCAGGTTCGGCGCGCATTTTGCTGAGCGCATTTACTCCACCCAACCGATCTCCGAGTCGGGCGTGTGGAATCGATCTGAATACCGTGCTTTAGAGGGCTTCGTTTACGCGATCTCTCCGTTCAACTTCACGGCGATCGGGGCGAACCTCTCGGGCACACCCGCCATGATGGGGAACGCCGTAGTATGGAAGCCGGCACGCTCCGCGGTGTTGGCGAACTACTATGTGATGAAGCTCTTTGAGGAAGCGGGACTACCTCCTGGCGTCATCAACTTTATTTCCGGCGACGCGGTTTCCATCACCGAGAAGCTTCTCACCCACCGTGAGTTCGCCGGCGTCCACTTCACGGGTTCTACCGGGGTCTTCAATGGCTTCTGGAAGAAGATCGGCGACAACATGGACACCTACCGCTCGTACCCACGCATCGTGGGCGAAACCGGCGGCAAGGACTTCATCATTGCACACCCGGACTCAGACTGGGAAGCGGTAAAGACCGCAATCGTGCGCGGCTCCTTCGAATACCAGGGGCAGAAATGCAGCGCGGCTTCTCGGGCGTATATCCCGGCAAGCATGTGGGAGAAGCTCGAAGCTCCACTGGTCGAAGAGACCAACTCGCTGACCATGGGAGATCCACGTGACTTCACGAACTTTGTGTCCGCGGTGATCGACCAGAAGGCGTTCGACAAGATCAAAGAGTACATCGACAACGCTGAGGCTTCTGAGGACGCCGATGTTGTGGTCGGTGGCGGATGTGACGATTCAGAGGGATGGTACGTTGAGCCGACGATCATCGTCGCGAAGTCTTCTGATTATATCTCCATGTGCGACGAGATCTTCGGCCCCGTCATGACGATCTTCGTGTACGACGATGATGATTGGGCGGAGACGTTGAAGCTCGTCGACAGCACGTCACCCTACGCACTCACCGGCGCGGTCTTCGCGCGGGACAGGCGTGTGCTCCGCGAAGCCACGGATGCTCTGCGGAACGCTGCCGGCAACTTCTACCTGAATGACCGTCCCACCGGTGCCGTTGTGGGCCAGCAGCCGTTCGGCGGTGCGCGAGCGTCGGGAACGAACGACAAGGCGGGGTCCATGCTCAACCTGATGCGTTGGGTCAGTGCAAGGTCGATCAAAGAGACCTTCGTCCCGGCTAAGGACTACACCTACCCGTTCATGGACGGCGAGTAG